The genomic window GAGGGCCTCCTCGTGCAGCAGCCCGTTCGTGGCGAGCGCCGAGCCGTGCCACGGCCCCTCCTCGCCGTCGACCGAGGTGAAGCGCCCGCCGGCCTCCTCGATGATGGGCTGCAGGGCCGCCATGTCGTAGGGCTGCAGGTCGAACTCCCCCGCGACGTCGAGCACGCCCTCCGCGACGAGCATGTACGACCACATGTCGCCGATGGCCCGGGCCCGCCAGCTCGCCCGGGCGAGGGCGAGCAGGCCGTCGAGGCGACCCGCGTCGTCCCAGCCGGGCAGGCTGTTGTACGACACGACGGCGTCGGCGAGGGTCTCGACGCCGCTCACGCGCAGCGGCCGGGCATCCCGATCGTGATGCGCCCCGGTGCGCGCGGTGAAGGCGCCGTGCCCGCGGGCCGCCCACCAGCGCTGCTCGAGGGCGGGGGAGCTGACGACGCCGACGACCGGCACGCCGTCGATCGCGAGCGCGATGAGGGTGCCCCAGATGGGGTTGCCGCGCAGGAAGTTGGCGGTGCCGTCGATGGGGTCGATGATCCACTGGCGGTGGATGCCCGCACCGGTGCCGTCGGAGGTGCCGAGCTCCTCGCCCAGCACGCCGTCGTCGGGGCGGGCGGCGGTGAGGCCCTCGCGGATCACCCGCTCGACCTCGCGATCGGCGTCGGTCACGGGGGTGCGGTCGGGCTTCGTCGTCACGGCGAGGTCCATGGCGCGGAACCGCGAGAGCGAGACGGCGTCGGCCTGCGCGGCGAGGTCGAGGGCCAGGTCCAGGTCGGCGGCGAGATCGGTTGCGAGGTCGGGATGCTCGGTCACGCCTCCAGCGTACGCGCGCGCCGCGCGGCGCCGCCCGCCCCGGGGTCGCGCCGCCCGGCGCAGGCGAGGCTCAGTACGCCGAGCGGGTGAGGGTCGTGAGCAGGCGCTGCAGCGAGTCGAGCCGCTGCGGACCGAGCGGGCCGAGCTCGCCCCGCTCGGCGGCTTCGACGAGCTCGCAGTCGGGGCTGTCGGGCAGATGGGTGCAGCCGCGCGGGCAGGTCGAGGCGATCGCGGCGAGGTCGCCGAAGGCGGTGACGATGCT from Microcella daejeonensis includes these protein-coding regions:
- a CDS encoding inositol monophosphatase family protein, which produces MTEHPDLATDLAADLDLALDLAAQADAVSLSRFRAMDLAVTTKPDRTPVTDADREVERVIREGLTAARPDDGVLGEELGTSDGTGAGIHRQWIIDPIDGTANFLRGNPIWGTLIALAIDGVPVVGVVSSPALEQRWWAARGHGAFTARTGAHHDRDARPLRVSGVETLADAVVSYNSLPGWDDAGRLDGLLALARASWRARAIGDMWSYMLVAEGVLDVAGEFDLQPYDMAALQPIIEEAGGRFTSVDGEEGPWHGSALATNGLLHEEALALVRATGAPS